A region of the Blochmannia endosymbiont of Camponotus nipponensis genome:
AATGTCATTGGGCTGAAATTTTTCTGGTGGACAAAAACGAACGCCGCATTCTGCATTAACTGTACCCGGATTTATTACAAAAATCCGTATTTGAGTGCCCTGTTTTTTATTTGCTAACAGCTTGGTAAAATGCTCTTGAGCAACAGAAGTTATATAAATCATTTATGCTACACACTAAATAATTAAATAATACAGTAATATATAATGTTAAAGTTTATACGTTTTCTTAAACTATTTAAATTATAGCGTACATCTATCTTCATGTATTTTATATATATATATTCGACATATAGTTTATATATATACTACGTAATATAATTTAAGTGCATTAATTACATGTACAAACTCTTTTAATATTATTATAAATAGATCTACTTTAAAATATAAAATAATATTAAGATATATGTCTATTGTATCAAAGTGATTTTCCATTAACAACTTTAATATATTATATTTTTAAAAAAATAAAAAATATTTAATAATTTGTAGTTGTAATATGAAAAAAGATAATAATCTTATTATTTATTGTACTATCATTGATAGATTTAAAATTTGAATGTTAACAGTAGCGCAAAAATTTATGGATAATTAAATTTATAAAATACTATGGATGCTCTTAAATATGAATTAATAAAAGTTTTAAACGCAGGTTAATGTTAAAATTTTTTGTTATCAGTTAAAATTTAAATAATATTTATGGGTATTAATGTTACGTATAACACAAAAATTTTTAACCATTATGTTTATAAAAAATAATACTTTTAATGACAATCATTAAGATATCAACGTATCATGAATTATATATATAAAATTTTCAGAACGTTGGTATGTTTATAAACATTCAGAATGGATACTTTATTGTTTTTTTACATATTTAATAAAGGTAACATATAAATCTTGAATTACATGGATTTATATGTCAATATATATATTGATAATTGAAAATTTATATTTAACTTATAGAATGGTATGGGATTTAATGTTGCTGATATTGATTATTGCGATAAATATCAGCTATTAAAATATTAAAAAATTTGTGATGTAATACTTTTTTTAAACAATCGTTGATTTTTTTATAACCACATGATATAATTATATCATATATTTAATAAATATTCTGGTTATTAATTCAAATAAAAAATTATTTTTAATAATAATAATAATTACAATAATAAGATAAGCATCTTTGCAAATCTTGTGTAATAGACATACTCTATAACGCTAATATAATTGTTGATTTAATGTGCACTAAATTTTAATCTGTACTTGTACTGGTTATTTTTCGTGTTCATTTAGCTATTATCGATATTTTGCGCTATAATAAGCATTATGTTCTGAATTGTATTCGGAATTTATATTACAATAAACGCATATCGTTATATATTAACAATTAGTAGCATTATTGTATTGATTGTATTATTCTACATAAGCATTTATATTTATAAAAATACAATGATATAATACTTCATATTTTTGTATTATGCATTAATAGATCAATGAGATCTTCACGTAAAGTGACGAAGTGTGTAAGATGGAGAAATCGTTTTCATATAAAAATATGTTAAAAAAGCATAATATTTTTTTAATTGGTCCTATGGGCGCTGGGAAAAGTACCATCGGGCGTCAATTAGCAAATCAATTAAATATGGAATTTTTTGATTCTGATCAAGAAATTGAGAATCGTACCGGAGCAAACATTAGTTGGGTCTTTGATGTGGAAGGGGAAGTTAGATTCCGTGATCGTGAAGAAAAAGTTATTGATGAGTTAACAAAAAAAAAGGATATTGTATTAGCGACTGGAGGAGGTTCTGTTAAATCTCGCATAACACGAAATAATCTTTCTGATCGTGGATTAGTAGTGTATTTAGAAACAACTGTTGACAAACAATTAATGCGAACGCAACATGACAAAAGACGTCCATTATTAAGGTCATCATCGACCTCAGGAAATATTCGGGAATTATTAGAAGTCTTAGCTAAAGAACGCAATCCGTTGTATGAAGAAATTTCAGATATAAGAATTTCCACTGATGAAAAAAATATTAGGATCGTTGTGAATAAAATTATAATTCTTCGTAACCAGAGTACTTCATGTGGCTCATTATTGTAAATTACCCGTTCACAACTTTAAAGTTTTCACAATTTTATTATGGAAAAAATTATTGTAAAATTACAGCAAAGAAGCTATCCAGTCATTATTTCAGAAAAATTGTTTGATGATGATTCATATTTTTGGCCTTTAAGCGTTGGTGATAAAGTAGTCTTTATCACCAACGATCGAGTAGCACCGATTTATTTAAATATATTATCTAACATACTAGATAATTTAGGTATGATTACTGATCAATTAATTTTACCAGATGGGGAAAAAAATAAATCTTTAATTACATTAAACACAATATTTAATAAATTGTTGCAGCAAAATTATGATCGCAGTACTGTACTTATTGCTCTTGGTGGGGGGGTCATTGGAGATATAACTGGATTTGCAGCTGCTATATATAAACGAGGGATACGCTTTATTCAAATTCCAACGACTTTGCTTGCACAAGTAGATGCGTCTATTGGTGGAAAAACTGGTATCAACCATATACTTGGTAAAAATATGATTGGAGCTTTTCATCAACCTATTGCGGTGATGATAAATTTAGATGTTTTGCATACGTTAACTATGAAAGAATTTTCTTCTGGATTAGCTGAAATAATTAAGTATGCTGTTTCTCTTGATTCCGATTTTTTTAGTTGGTTAGAATTTCATTTGGATGACTTATTGAATTTAAACTCGTCATCTTTAACATATTGTATTCGTCGTTGTTGTGAATTAAAAGCATCTGTAGTTTCAATTGATGAGTATGATCAAAAAGGCATTAGAAGTTCGTTGAATCTTGGACATACTTATGGTCATGCTATTGAATCATATTTAGGTTATACACGATGGTCTCATGGTGAAGCTGTAGCTGCGGGTATTATGCTGGCGGCAACCACTGCGTTGCGTTTGAATCAATTTAGTCATAATGATGTTAAACGTATAAAGTTATTATTAATGCGTGCTAATTTACCGATTCGAGGTCCAAAAGAAATGACACCAGGAAGTTATTTAGACTATATGATCCGTGATAAAAAGACAATATTAGGGCAAATTAATTTAGTTTTACCCGTTGCTATAGGACACGTAAAAACTTTTTTTAATGTAAATCATGAATTAATATTTTCTTCTATTGAAGATACTAATAATTAAATATTATATATTTGATAATTAACAAATTATTAAATTTTTAATGTGATGTGATGTTTGTGCGAATAAAAATGTATGAAGAATATTGTTGTTACAGGGAACTACTATTTTTAGTATTACTAAATACAGAGTGATATTTATTATATTTTTATTATTACTATTTTGAATTTTATATAGCATAACATACGATATTTAGTGGATACTAAATAAATCTGAAAATCATATATTAATTAATCTAAGGTTACAAATTATATAAAAATATAAATTTCTGTTGAAAAATATCTATCTTTATATATTCATATAATAAATCTTTTTGGGTAAAAATAGTAATATGATTGTCTCTTGAATTATATTATTATTTGATTTTAGTGCAATTAAAATTGATGAATACAAATTTTTTGAATTAATTGATATTTTAATAGTATTAACAGTTTTTATATGGAAATGATATGAAGCGTTTATTAATAGCTCCATCTATTTTGTCAGCTAATTTTGCTAAATTAGGAGAAGATGTTACTAATATTATATCTGCTGGGGCAGATTTATTGCATTTTGATGTTATGGATAATCATTATGTTCCTAATTTAAGCATGGGATCCATGGTATTACAGTCGTTACGTAGTTATGGTATTAGTATTCCTATTGACGTTCATTTGATGGCTAAGCCGATAGATCAATTAATATCAGATTTTGCTGCTGTTGGGGCAACTTATATTAGTTTTCATCCGGAAGCAACAGAACATATTGATAGATCATTGCAATTGATTAAAGAACACGGGTGTAAAGCAGGATTAGTTTTCAACCCTAGTACTACTCTTAATTATCTGGAATATGTGATACATAATATTGATGTGATTGTATTGATGTCGGTGAATCCTGGATTTAGTGGACAGTTATTTATTCCTGTAATTTTAAATAAGATACGTCAAGCACGTAAATTAATAGATGATACGAATCGTAATATTGATTTAGCGGTAGATGGAGGAATTAATGTGAACAACATACGGTCAATTCTGAAAGCTGGTGCAAATATATTTATTGTAGGATCAGCCATCTTTGAGTCTTCAAATTATTGCGAAGTTATGCATGTTTTTCGTTCTATTTTGTCAGATTGATAATACAAAGATATTTGATATTTTTTAAATAAAAAATTAAAAGAAATGTTTTATTTATTGTTACATAGTTATTTTGTTTGATTCAGATATTATTTAATGTAATAAAAAATTGCTTCATATATACATGTGAAGTGATATATTTTATATTCTATAAAATATTTTTTGTTGTAAGTCATGTCACTTGACATTGTCATATTTACATTGATATGTAATTGTCATTACATTACATGTAGCATAATAATGGTTTATTTGTTTTATCTTAAAAATTATGGAATATATTTATATGAATAAACCAATTGTATTTAGTGGAGTTCAACCGTCAGGTGCACTTACTATTGGTAATTACATTGGAGCGATACGTCATTGGGTAAAAATGCAATATGATTATCAATGTATGTATTGCATAGTGGATTTGCATTCAGTTACAAATCGTAGCAATTTACATCAATTACATAAAACATCGTTAGATACAGTAGCATTATATTTGGCATGTGGTATTGACCCAAATAATACTACTATATTTATTCAGTCCCATGTCCCAGAACACAGTCAATTACAATGGTTATTAAATTGTTACACGTATTTTGGAGAGTTGAATCGCATGACCCAATTTAAAGAAAAACTAGTACAACACAAGGAGAATGTTAACATTGGATTATTTAATTATCCAGTATTGATGGCATCAGATATTTTGTTATATCAAACGAATTTAGTTCCAGTAGGTTCTGATCAAAAGCAACATTTGGAATTAACACGTAATATTGCCAAACGCTTTAATTATACATATGGTACAATTTTTGTTGTGCCAGAAGTATCGATACCTGTATGTGGTTCTCGTATCATGTCCTTGCTAGAGCCAAATAAAAAAATGTCTAAATCAGATTATAATTCTGACAATTTTATTGCTCTTTTAGATGATATTAAAGTAGTATCAAAAAAGATTAAACATGCTATTACTGATACTGATCAACCTCCAATAATTAAGTATGATCCTATTAATAAACCTGGTATTTCTAATTTATTAGATATTTTTTCTGGAATAAATGAACAACCTATTTCATATTTAGAGGAAATTTTTAAAGAAAAAACATATTCTCAATTAAAAAATGAACTTGTGCAATCAATGTCATCGGTTTTGATAAAACTGCAGGATCGTTATTATGCTGAACGCTCTAATGAAGATAGATTACGTTATATATTACATATAGGGGCAAAAAAAGCACAAAAACAAGCTAGCATTACTTTAAGAAAAGTGCATCAAGCGATAGGACTTCTTAGTGATTAATAATTGAGTTTAATATTATGATATTAATTATAACCGTATGTATGTAGATGTATAAATAATAAAAATAAAATATTTTTTAAATCTATCATTGAACGTTATACTACTATAGATACTATTATAGTATATTGCCTATACATTATATATATTGTAGAGTATAGGAAAATTGATCATTTATAGTAATTTAGATATTTAAATATAATAAAAACTCATACTATAAATAACTATAATTATATTTAATTATAACATTGTACTTATATAAAAAGAGTTACGCATTTGAAGTTTTCATGGTCTTGTTACTTAACAAATATATGTATAAATATGTTTATAATCATCGTATTAAATTTTTTGCTAACGCTTGATGAAAAATTATTTTAAAAAACTATTTTTTAGTGTACTTACATAATCAGTTAATAATTGCGTTTGATCATCAATCATAATGAACAAAATTCTTATTATCGATAACTATGATTCTTTCACTTGGAATCTTTATCAATACTTTCGAGAAATGGGTGGTATGGTGGAAGTTAGAAGACACGATGCTGTTAATATCACAGATATTGAACGATTGTCTCCTGAGCGTTTAGTAATTTCTCCTGGACCTGGGACCCCAGATAATGCAGGTATTTCTTTAGATGCAATTTGTTATTTTCATAGTAGGATACCTATTCTTGGAGTATGTCTTGGGCATCAAGCTATAGCTCAATTTTTTGGAGCTAAATTAAAATGTGCGAGAGACATAATGCATGGTAAAACTTCTTTAATACACCATAATGCAAGTGGAATATTTAATAAATTAACACAACCTTTAAATGTAGTTAGATATCATTCTTTAGTGATTGATGGAAGCACTATTCCAGCATGTTTAGAAATAACTGCATGGAGTGCATGCAGTGATGAGTATAGTGAAATCATGGGGATTCGTCATTGTAAGTTAGCTATAGAAGGCGTGCAATTTCATCCAGAAAGTATATTAAGCGAACAAGGATACCAAATGTTAGCTAATTTCATGAATTATTAATTTTTAAAATTTAATAAATTTGTTGGGGTAAAATATAAATATTATGTAGATATAGTAATATAAGTTTAATATATATATATATTTTTAATATATAAAAATTATAGTTCCTATAACAATAAGGTTGTTGGTAAGTACTGTGACATATTTTTGATAGTTATATGTTGTTGTATTAATATTTAAATATTATCTTGGATGAGATTTCATAATAAGATCAATGGTAACCTAAATCTTAATTTTTAATATTATTTATTTTAAAAAATATATGATAAAAAAATATTTTTCAATGCAATTATATATATGTATTTTTTAATTGATTTTTTTAGTGTTTCTAATAAAATCATTGATTAAATAATATTAAAATTTTTATTTGTTTTTTTTGTTTATGTAATAGTAAATATGAAATGTATGAAAAATAATAGCATTTTTTATTGTTTATATCTCGTATGATAATTATATGTATGTATTGTATTTTTATAACATGATTTACACATAAATTTATATATTAGTTTTTTTATAAGAGAAGATACATGATATATTAAATAGTATGTTTTATTTAGGATAAATAATAGTAATTATAACTCAATTCAAAACGTATGATGCTCTATATGTTATATGTGAAACAACATATACACAATATTTTAAGCAGTTGTATGTGTTATTTATAATTATTTTTTACCAAAAAATATAATATTTTTAAATTATTTATGTTATACATAAATACTAATATATTATATATATAATATATTCGAATATTTTCAAACTAATTCTTATACATGTATTTATTTATTAAAATTTAATTTATTATGTAGTTTACATGAATTAAATTAGTTATAGAGATCATGTTAGAATTTAATTTTGAAACAGTTTAAGAATTGGATATTGATAAATTATGTCGATTTTTCATTAATAGTATAGTCATATATATAACATCTCATTTATGTCCTTTTATAAAAAAATTATTATGTAAGTTTAATGATGATTTATATAATATTTTACAATAAAATAATTAATTAAAAGTAAAAATTTTTTAATTTTCAGTTAACATAGAAATATGGAAGTGAATAATTTTTTAATATATATTTTATGAGATTTCATTTTTTAATTCTAGATTGTTGCAATCGCAATGATTTATGTAATATATAGATATTGTCTATTGTGTCAAAATCATCAATATTATAGTGAATGTTCTTAGATGTTTTGTCTATTATTGTGTGAACTTTAAAACTTTTTATAGATCTAATATATTAAATAGTTAGTTTAATTATAAAAAATTATATAGATTATATATGCTTAAACAGCAATAATTTACAATATACTATAATTACGTAAAATAGAAACTGTTGTTATGGAAGGGTAAAAATTATGAAATCTTTGTTTGTGAAATTTATTTTATTCATTTTTATTGTTTCTCTTGCTCTTACTGGTATTATTTGTTAATTTAAAAAGGTGTCAAAACCATTGAAAAATTTAGATATGATTTTTTTTTCAATTAGAAAACTGTATGTGTTTCATATATTAACTATAAATTTTAACTATTTATAGGATTGAAATATCACTCTTCTTATAGAGAAGTATAATTTTTTAAAATATGTTATTTCTATTTTAGTTATCTTAAACAATACAATATAATATTATAACAAAGGAATGTTATATTCTGTTATATTATGTAATAAAATAATTTTATTATACGGTGACTGATGTTACTCTTTTTTATATGTAATAATGAAAATTGTTTAATGTTAATTTATTAGAATGTATTTTAAAAAAAAATTATATGTTTTGGTTATGTATTATATTTAGAAGATGCTACATTTTATATCAAATTTAGTAGATAATAGTGCTGTGTCTGCAATTATTATCGAACATATAATTAGTAATAATATAATAGCGGTCTTTATTTGAGTTAAGAGGTACTATTTAAATAGTGTGATATTAGATATGGTTTATTTCATACAAAAAGATTGGAGATTGTATCAATGACAACAATCAATCAACTTGTTCGTAATGCACGTCTTACAAAAATTGTCAAAAGTAATGTGCCAGCGTTGGAGTCTTGTCCACAAAAAAGAGGAGTGTGTGTACGTGTATATACTACTACTCCAAAGAAACCGAATTCTGCGTTGAGAAAGGTGTGTCGTGTTCGTTTGACTAATGGATTAGAAGTTACTTCTTATATCGGAGGGGAAGGTCATAACTTACAGGAGCATGCTTCAATTTTAATCAGAGGGGGTCGTGTTAAAGACTTACCAGGTGTTAGATACCATGTTGTGCGTGGAGCCCTTGATTGTGCAGGAGTTAATTCTCGCAAGCAAAGTCGTTCCAAATATGGAACAAAAAAATTAAAATAATAATATGCTAAGAAATAAAAAGTATGATGTTTTTATTTTTGATTTAATTATATTTTTAAATATAAAGCGGGGTACTACTAGTTTTAGATATAGTAATTTTAATGCTTATTTTTAAATAAAGAATTAATTGGTAAAAGAGGGTTATAATTCATGCCACGTCGTCGCATAGTTATGAAGCGTAATGTTTTTCCAGATCCAAAATTTGGCTCTAATCTTTTGGCGAAATTTATCAATATTTTGATGTTAAACGGAAAAAAATCTGTAGCAGAAACTATAGTATACTCTGCTTTGGATATGCTATTAAAACAATCTAATAAAGATTGTTTGGAAACATTCGAGATAGCTTTAAATAATGTACGTCCAGTTGTAGAAGTAAAATCTAGACGTGTTGGTGGTTCTACTTATCAAGTACCAGTAGAAGTGCGTCTTGCTCGTAGAAATACTCTCGCTATGCGGTGGATAATTGAAGCTGCTCGGAAAAGAAATGATAAATCTATGGAATTACGTTTAGCCAATGAGTTTTTAGATGCGATAGAAGGTAAAGGATATGCTGTTAAAAAACGTGAAGAAATACACCGTATTGCAGAGTCTAATAAAGCTTTTGCTCATTATCGTTGGTAACACGGTTTTATTTGGGATGGTGGATAGTATTCAATTTTTTAAAATTTTTAATGATTGCTGAATTATTAAGTAATTGTGCATTTAAATATATTTGAATGTTGTTAAAAGAGTATTATGGAAACATAATAGATATCTTTTATTTAAATTATAATAATATTATTGAGGATATTAATGGCTCGTGTAACACCGATCGTACGGTATCGTAACATTGGAATCAGTGCGCATATTGACGCTGGAAAAACTACTACTACCGAACGTATTTTATTTTATACAGGTGTGAATCATAAAATTGGAGAAGTACATACTGGTTCTGCAACTATGGATTGGATGGAACAAGAGCAGGAACGGGGAATAACAATTACTTCTGCAGCTACTACTTGTTTTTGGTCAGGCATGGCCAATCAATTTGAACCACATCGCATTAATATTATAGATACTCCTGGACACGTGGATTTTACTATTGAAGTAGAACGGTCTATGCGTATTCTTGACGGTGTAGTAATGATTTATTGTGCTGTAGGAGGCGTACAACCTCAATCTGAAACAGTATGGCGGCAAGCAAATAAATATAAGGTACCACGTATTGCATTTATAAATAAAATGGATCGAATAGGTGCAGATTATCTACGAGTTGTAAAACAATTAAAAACTAGGTTATTTGCTAATCCTGTTCCTATCCAATTAGCTGTAGGTTCAGAAGATAAATTTACTGGAATTGTCGACTTGATTAAGATGAAAGAAATTCGTTGGAACGAAACAGATCAAGGTGTTACTTTTTCTTACAGTGAAATACCTGATAATTTAATAGAACTATCAAATATATGGCGTAAACACTTAATAGAGTCTGCTGTTGAAGAGTCTGAGGAGTTAATGGATAAATATTTGTCTAATAGTAATGCACTAACAGAACAAGAGATTAAACAAGCGTTGCGTCAGAGAGTATTAAGTAATGAAATTGTGTTAGTGACGTGTGGATCCGCTTTTAAAAACAAAGGGGTGCAGGCGATGTTGGATGCGGTTGTAGAGTATTTACCATCGCCAAGTGATGTAACATCTATTACGGGTGTATTAAAGGATGGATCTATTCAGGTTAAACGTCACGCTAAAGATAATGAACCATTTTCAGCTTTAGCATTTAAAATAGCTGCTGATCCATTTGTGGGAAATTTAACTTTTTTTAGAGTATACTCAGGTGTTGTAAACTCTGGAGATAGTGTTTTGAATCCTGTAAAAGAAAAACGTGAACGATTTGGTCGGATAGTACAAATGCATGCAAATAAACGGGAAGAAATTAAAGCTGTTTATGCAGGCGATATTGCTGCAGCTATCGGTTTAAAAGATGTTGATACTGGAGATACTTTATGTGATCCATCCTCTCCGATTATTCTCGAACGTATGGAATTTCCAGAACCAGTTATTTCTGTGATGGTTGAAGCTAAAACTAAATCAGATCAAGAGAAAATGGGTGTAGCTTTAAATCGTTTAGCACAAGAGGATCCATCATTTCGTGTATGGATTGATAAAGATTCCGGACAAACGATTATTGCCGGGATGGGTGAATTACATTTAGAAATTCTTGTAGAACGTATGAGAAGGGAATTTAATGTTGAAGCGAATGTAGGAAAACCTCAGGTTGCTTATCGTGAAACTATCCGTACTAGTGTAAAGCAAGAGGGTAAATATATTCGTCAATCAGGAGGTAGGGGACAATTCGGGCATGTTTGGTTACGTATTGAACCGATGTATCCTCATGAAGAGGGTTATAAATTTTTAAATGAAATTGTAGGAGGAGTTGTACCTAAGGAGTATATACCTGCTGTGGATAAAGGTATACAGGAACAAATAAGTAACGGTATTCTCGCTGGGTATCCGATTGTAGATATTTGTGTGGCTATTTTTGATGGTTCTTATCACGAAGTTGATTCTTCAGAAATAGCGTTTAAAATAGCAGGATCCATAGCATTTAAAGAAGGGTTCATGAAGGCTCATCCTGTGTTGTTAGAACCTATTATGAATGTAGAAATTGAAACACCTGAGGATTATATGGGGGATGTTATTGCAGATTTAAATCGTCGCCGCGGGACAATTAGTGATTTAGAAGATTCTACTATTGGTGGAAAGATAGTTTTTGCTCAGGTTCCTTTATCTGAAATGTTTGGTTATGCTACTGGCTTGCGTTCAAAAACTCAAGGACGTGCTTCTTATTCTATGGAATTTTTAAAATATAATGAAGTACCCAACAATATAGCGCAAATTATTATAAATTCTCGTAAATCAAGTAATAACAAATAATATTTAGGTTAAAATATTTTTAAAAAATGGTAAAAAGACCTAAGGAGTTTAGAGGTGTCCAAAGAAAAATTTAAACGTGTCAAGCCACATATTAATGTAGGAACCATTGGTCATGTAGATCACGGGAAAACTACTTTAACTGCTGCTATAACTACTGTTTTATCT
Encoded here:
- the aroK gene encoding shikimate kinase AroK encodes the protein MLKKHNIFLIGPMGAGKSTIGRQLANQLNMEFFDSDQEIENRTGANISWVFDVEGEVRFRDREEKVIDELTKKKDIVLATGGGSVKSRITRNNLSDRGLVVYLETTVDKQLMRTQHDKRRPLLRSSSTSGNIRELLEVLAKERNPLYEEISDIRISTDEKNIRIVVNKIIILRNQSTSCGSLL
- the aroB gene encoding 3-dehydroquinate synthase, with product MEKIIVKLQQRSYPVIISEKLFDDDSYFWPLSVGDKVVFITNDRVAPIYLNILSNILDNLGMITDQLILPDGEKNKSLITLNTIFNKLLQQNYDRSTVLIALGGGVIGDITGFAAAIYKRGIRFIQIPTTLLAQVDASIGGKTGINHILGKNMIGAFHQPIAVMINLDVLHTLTMKEFSSGLAEIIKYAVSLDSDFFSWLEFHLDDLLNLNSSSLTYCIRRCCELKASVVSIDEYDQKGIRSSLNLGHTYGHAIESYLGYTRWSHGEAVAAGIMLAATTALRLNQFSHNDVKRIKLLLMRANLPIRGPKEMTPGSYLDYMIRDKKTILGQINLVLPVAIGHVKTFFNVNHELIFSSIEDTNN
- the rpe gene encoding ribulose-phosphate 3-epimerase; this encodes MKRLLIAPSILSANFAKLGEDVTNIISAGADLLHFDVMDNHYVPNLSMGSMVLQSLRSYGISIPIDVHLMAKPIDQLISDFAAVGATYISFHPEATEHIDRSLQLIKEHGCKAGLVFNPSTTLNYLEYVIHNIDVIVLMSVNPGFSGQLFIPVILNKIRQARKLIDDTNRNIDLAVDGGINVNNIRSILKAGANIFIVGSAIFESSNYCEVMHVFRSILSD
- the trpS gene encoding tryptophan--tRNA ligase, coding for MNKPIVFSGVQPSGALTIGNYIGAIRHWVKMQYDYQCMYCIVDLHSVTNRSNLHQLHKTSLDTVALYLACGIDPNNTTIFIQSHVPEHSQLQWLLNCYTYFGELNRMTQFKEKLVQHKENVNIGLFNYPVLMASDILLYQTNLVPVGSDQKQHLELTRNIAKRFNYTYGTIFVVPEVSIPVCGSRIMSLLEPNKKMSKSDYNSDNFIALLDDIKVVSKKIKHAITDTDQPPIIKYDPINKPGISNLLDIFSGINEQPISYLEEIFKEKTYSQLKNELVQSMSSVLIKLQDRYYAERSNEDRLRYILHIGAKKAQKQASITLRKVHQAIGLLSD
- a CDS encoding anthranilate synthase component II → MNKILIIDNYDSFTWNLYQYFREMGGMVEVRRHDAVNITDIERLSPERLVISPGPGTPDNAGISLDAICYFHSRIPILGVCLGHQAIAQFFGAKLKCARDIMHGKTSLIHHNASGIFNKLTQPLNVVRYHSLVIDGSTIPACLEITAWSACSDEYSEIMGIRHCKLAIEGVQFHPESILSEQGYQMLANFMNY
- the rpsL gene encoding 30S ribosomal protein S12 yields the protein MTTINQLVRNARLTKIVKSNVPALESCPQKRGVCVRVYTTTPKKPNSALRKVCRVRLTNGLEVTSYIGGEGHNLQEHASILIRGGRVKDLPGVRYHVVRGALDCAGVNSRKQSRSKYGTKKLK
- the rpsG gene encoding 30S ribosomal protein S7 yields the protein MPRRRIVMKRNVFPDPKFGSNLLAKFINILMLNGKKSVAETIVYSALDMLLKQSNKDCLETFEIALNNVRPVVEVKSRRVGGSTYQVPVEVRLARRNTLAMRWIIEAARKRNDKSMELRLANEFLDAIEGKGYAVKKREEIHRIAESNKAFAHYRW
- the fusA gene encoding elongation factor G; its protein translation is MARVTPIVRYRNIGISAHIDAGKTTTTERILFYTGVNHKIGEVHTGSATMDWMEQEQERGITITSAATTCFWSGMANQFEPHRINIIDTPGHVDFTIEVERSMRILDGVVMIYCAVGGVQPQSETVWRQANKYKVPRIAFINKMDRIGADYLRVVKQLKTRLFANPVPIQLAVGSEDKFTGIVDLIKMKEIRWNETDQGVTFSYSEIPDNLIELSNIWRKHLIESAVEESEELMDKYLSNSNALTEQEIKQALRQRVLSNEIVLVTCGSAFKNKGVQAMLDAVVEYLPSPSDVTSITGVLKDGSIQVKRHAKDNEPFSALAFKIAADPFVGNLTFFRVYSGVVNSGDSVLNPVKEKRERFGRIVQMHANKREEIKAVYAGDIAAAIGLKDVDTGDTLCDPSSPIILERMEFPEPVISVMVEAKTKSDQEKMGVALNRLAQEDPSFRVWIDKDSGQTIIAGMGELHLEILVERMRREFNVEANVGKPQVAYRETIRTSVKQEGKYIRQSGGRGQFGHVWLRIEPMYPHEEGYKFLNEIVGGVVPKEYIPAVDKGIQEQISNGILAGYPIVDICVAIFDGSYHEVDSSEIAFKIAGSIAFKEGFMKAHPVLLEPIMNVEIETPEDYMGDVIADLNRRRGTISDLEDSTIGGKIVFAQVPLSEMFGYATGLRSKTQGRASYSMEFLKYNEVPNNIAQIIINSRKSSNNK